A region of Myxococcus stipitatus DSM 14675 DNA encodes the following proteins:
- a CDS encoding UDP-2,3-diacylglucosamine diphosphatase, whose product MHIAVISDLHLGRRDAADHFGHEDSAFARFLRVLEGNFERIVLLGDIFETLTCKTPGHQATELAAARAAHPELVRRFSQPQYQYIHGNHDLVAGALFGAPEQLVLEADGVRMLFTHGHHHDWVIRRARWLSEAAVWTGAWLRRMRLRTMFRMFQALDARLMPALPDPSRCTFQQWAIARATDSAADIVITGHTHQGMRVEHGSRLFLNSGTCSEGQFSFLSLDTRAGQYALHTHW is encoded by the coding sequence ATGCACATCGCGGTGATATCCGACCTGCACCTGGGCAGGCGCGACGCAGCAGACCACTTCGGCCACGAAGACTCCGCCTTCGCCCGCTTCCTGCGCGTGCTGGAGGGCAACTTCGAGCGCATCGTCCTGCTCGGGGACATCTTCGAGACGCTCACCTGCAAGACTCCGGGCCACCAGGCGACGGAGCTCGCGGCCGCCCGCGCCGCCCATCCGGAATTGGTGCGCCGCTTCTCCCAGCCCCAGTACCAGTACATCCACGGCAACCACGACCTCGTCGCGGGAGCCCTGTTCGGCGCCCCCGAGCAGCTGGTCCTGGAGGCCGACGGCGTGAGGATGCTGTTCACCCACGGACACCACCACGACTGGGTCATCCGCAGGGCGCGCTGGCTGTCGGAGGCCGCCGTGTGGACCGGCGCGTGGCTGCGCCGCATGCGCCTGCGCACGATGTTCCGCATGTTCCAGGCGCTGGATGCCCGGCTCATGCCCGCGCTGCCGGACCCCTCGCGGTGCACGTTCCAGCAGTGGGCCATCGCCCGCGCCACCGACAGCGCGGCGGACATCGTCATCACCGGCCACACCCACCAGGGCATGCGCGTGGAGCACGGCAGCCGGCTGTTCCTCAACAGCGGCACGTGCTCGGAGGGCCAGTTCTCCTTCCTCAGCCTGGACACCCGCGCCGGACAGTACGCGCTGCACACGCACTGGTGA
- a CDS encoding TonB-dependent receptor plug domain-containing protein — MSRRHWPRLSSLLLLLCGPSALAQWEPESTEPPPAEPATTGAQEELPLDGESEVHSQVASFAITRLRDSPAVVTSMTGEEIRNSGARDLMDVLLQIPGFFFGVDTQGAVGPGFRGLWGYEGKVLLVVDGKELNEQLYSTLQLGNELPVELIERIEVVRGPGSVIYGGNAELAVINVITRGVQGSTDLMVSGTYGQLAKSNGRRGLTLSGRKVFESAPGLSVFASASMGQGQRSDAEFRDFFGNTAEMGGNTRLNPTTVQAGVGYKDLQLSVLYQRYSTSAIIAFDEVLETPSASDFESFHAELSNRFRPTERVEIIPRFNLTLAEPFRDSDRGSEFYYEKQVMRLRGRTMARWAALDYLQLTGGVDVASDQGKLKGPANVGLQTPFGEDETLSVSYLNIAGFVEAFSENPIATVVAGARYENHSDFGSSFVPRLVLLRAFGPFSAKALFSRAFRAPGIENISLGADVRPERTTVYELEGTLRFGENHALSANAFDVGVSDPIIYSYDAVANEEVYRNLGRLGSRGIELDYHIKGPWGRAALSYSFYAPSGRNDVEDYQVPGHSNAFTGMPTHKASLSGSVKVMPWLSVNPTAVLVGRRFAVDVPDERGSSPVEELPTQLLLNLYVRAENVGTQGLEIGAGVYNILGTNFRIAQPYNGGHAPMPVFSREFLVKLTYLFDPGMMEQP; from the coding sequence ATGTCCCGCCGTCACTGGCCCCGACTGTCGTCGCTGCTGCTGCTGTTGTGCGGTCCCTCCGCCCTGGCGCAATGGGAGCCGGAGTCCACCGAGCCCCCTCCCGCCGAGCCCGCCACCACCGGGGCGCAGGAGGAGCTGCCGCTCGACGGTGAGTCGGAGGTGCACAGCCAGGTCGCCTCGTTCGCCATCACCAGGCTGCGTGACTCGCCCGCCGTGGTGACGTCCATGACGGGCGAGGAGATTCGCAACTCCGGCGCCCGGGACTTGATGGACGTGTTGCTCCAGATACCGGGTTTCTTCTTCGGCGTGGACACCCAGGGCGCGGTGGGCCCGGGCTTCCGAGGGCTGTGGGGTTACGAGGGCAAGGTGCTGCTCGTGGTGGACGGCAAGGAGCTCAACGAGCAGCTCTACTCCACCCTGCAGCTGGGCAACGAGCTGCCCGTCGAGCTGATTGAGCGCATCGAGGTGGTGCGCGGTCCGGGCTCGGTCATCTACGGCGGCAACGCGGAGCTGGCCGTCATCAACGTGATTACGCGCGGCGTGCAGGGCAGCACGGACCTGATGGTGTCCGGCACGTATGGACAGCTCGCGAAGTCGAACGGGCGGCGCGGCCTGACGCTGTCGGGCCGCAAGGTCTTCGAGTCCGCGCCGGGCCTGAGCGTCTTCGCCTCCGCGTCCATGGGCCAGGGTCAGCGCAGCGACGCGGAGTTCCGCGACTTCTTCGGCAACACGGCGGAGATGGGCGGCAACACGCGGCTGAACCCGACGACGGTGCAGGCGGGCGTGGGCTACAAGGACTTGCAGCTCAGCGTGCTGTACCAGCGCTACTCCACGTCGGCCATCATCGCCTTCGACGAGGTGCTGGAGACGCCCTCCGCCAGCGACTTCGAGTCCTTCCACGCGGAGCTGAGCAACCGCTTCCGCCCCACCGAGCGGGTGGAGATCATCCCGCGCTTCAACCTCACCCTCGCGGAGCCGTTCCGCGACTCGGACCGGGGCTCGGAGTTCTATTACGAGAAGCAGGTGATGCGGCTGCGCGGCCGGACGATGGCGCGGTGGGCGGCGCTGGACTACCTCCAGCTCACCGGCGGCGTGGACGTGGCGTCGGACCAGGGCAAGCTCAAGGGCCCGGCGAACGTGGGCCTCCAGACGCCCTTCGGCGAGGATGAGACGCTGAGCGTCTCGTACCTCAACATCGCGGGCTTCGTGGAGGCGTTCTCGGAGAACCCCATCGCCACGGTGGTGGCGGGCGCGCGGTACGAGAACCACAGCGACTTCGGCAGCTCCTTCGTCCCCCGGCTGGTGCTCCTGCGCGCGTTCGGCCCGTTCAGCGCCAAGGCGCTGTTCAGCCGCGCGTTCCGTGCGCCGGGCATCGAGAACATCAGCCTGGGCGCCGACGTGCGGCCCGAGCGCACCACCGTGTACGAGCTGGAGGGCACGCTGCGCTTCGGCGAGAACCACGCGCTGAGCGCCAACGCGTTCGACGTGGGCGTGTCGGACCCCATCATCTACTCGTACGACGCGGTGGCGAACGAGGAGGTGTACCGGAACCTGGGACGCCTCGGCAGCCGGGGCATCGAGCTGGACTACCACATCAAGGGCCCCTGGGGCCGCGCGGCGCTGAGCTACTCGTTCTATGCGCCGTCGGGCCGCAATGACGTGGAGGACTACCAGGTGCCGGGGCACTCGAATGCCTTCACGGGGATGCCCACGCACAAGGCCTCGCTGTCCGGCAGCGTGAAGGTGATGCCGTGGCTGTCGGTGAACCCCACCGCGGTGCTGGTGGGGCGGCGCTTCGCCGTGGACGTCCCTGATGAGCGAGGCAGCTCCCCCGTGGAGGAGCTCCCCACGCAGCTCTTGCTCAACCTCTACGTGCGCGCGGAGAACGTGGGGACGCAGGGGCTGGAGATTGGCGCGGGCGTGTACAACATCCTCGGCACGAACTTCCGCATCGCGCAGCCATACAACGGCGGGCATGCGCCCATGCCCGTGTTCTCCCGCGAGTTCCTGGTGAAGCTCACGTACCTGTTCGACCCGGGGATGATGGAGCAGCCGTAG
- a CDS encoding SPFH domain-containing protein, giving the protein MSIGYMKATPTSYVMQFKGGKVVREGVGLSFFYWKPSATLVSVPLSSADAPFVFNEATRDFQAVTMQGQLTFRVADARKVASLLDYSLGSSGRYQSEDPESLPERLVQVAQVRARTVVQRLSLREVLVSAQTIEAEVLASLATAESIRALGVEVMAFSLLSVKPTPEMARALEAEAREGLQRQADEAIYARRNAAVEQERRIKESELATELAVQERQRQIREAKMAGDIAVEEQRSALMERWTQNEKQAADARAYALEKTLAPVRGVDWKTLMAASAGGGDPALNIALAFREMAENAHRIGELNVSPELLQSLMGAGGHKAPSLPAAKPPARER; this is encoded by the coding sequence ATGAGCATCGGGTACATGAAGGCGACACCGACGTCGTATGTGATGCAGTTCAAGGGCGGGAAGGTGGTGCGGGAGGGCGTGGGGCTCTCGTTCTTCTACTGGAAGCCGTCCGCGACGCTGGTGAGCGTGCCGCTGTCGAGCGCGGACGCGCCCTTCGTCTTCAACGAGGCGACGCGCGACTTCCAGGCGGTGACGATGCAGGGGCAGCTCACCTTCCGGGTCGCGGACGCGCGCAAGGTGGCCTCGCTGCTGGACTACTCGCTGGGGTCCTCGGGGCGGTACCAGTCGGAGGACCCGGAGTCGCTGCCGGAGCGGCTGGTGCAGGTGGCGCAGGTGCGGGCGCGCACGGTGGTGCAGCGCCTGTCGCTGCGGGAGGTGTTGGTGAGCGCGCAGACCATCGAGGCGGAGGTGCTGGCGTCGCTGGCGACGGCGGAGTCCATCCGGGCGCTGGGGGTGGAGGTGATGGCGTTCTCGCTGTTGTCCGTGAAGCCCACGCCGGAGATGGCGCGCGCGCTGGAGGCGGAGGCTCGTGAGGGGCTGCAGCGGCAGGCGGACGAGGCCATCTACGCGCGCCGCAACGCGGCCGTGGAGCAGGAGCGCCGCATCAAGGAGAGCGAGCTGGCGACGGAGCTCGCCGTGCAGGAGCGCCAGCGGCAGATTCGCGAGGCGAAGATGGCGGGGGACATCGCGGTGGAGGAGCAGCGCTCGGCGCTGATGGAGCGCTGGACCCAGAACGAGAAGCAGGCCGCGGACGCGCGCGCCTACGCGCTGGAGAAGACGCTGGCGCCGGTGCGGGGCGTGGACTGGAAGACGCTGATGGCGGCGTCGGCGGGAGGCGGGGACCCGGCGTTGAACATCGCGCTCGCCTTCCGGGAGATGGCGGAGAATGCGCATCGCATCGGCGAGCTGAACGTGTCGCCGGAGCTGTTGCAGTCGCTGATGGGAGCGGGAGGCCACAAGGCCCCGTCGCTCCCCGCCGCGAAGCCGCCCGCGCGCGAGCGCTGA
- a CDS encoding PEGA domain-containing protein: MKQKTWIAVIVVGTLALNAMAYVVVRKRRAPVPLPSATAPLPSTAVQSPPAVAQQPAAAPPVEDPNEGLSRARRAAGLAALEDRDYDTAVSEFTEALSLRKTPGGDLVDLLRIATDLQSRERSRTARAEQAKPPREPPQRATPRTRAARVAAARVQAPKEEPAPQPEEARGGLLLVTSTPPGLVVQVDGKAVDMTPARLPLRAGTYRVALVQGDRKLVEESVELDEDSVRSINRDVSDLLAPPPAVAARPTAPTSPAASAAPTPAPPIAAPAPTPTPAHAEARVAATGRGELDISSPSLYGEVWVNNRPYGFPPLVAQNLPAGPARVEVRVNGEVKRRLSVEVEPGRRTAVRVR; encoded by the coding sequence ATGAAACAGAAGACCTGGATTGCCGTCATCGTCGTCGGAACCCTCGCGCTCAACGCCATGGCGTACGTCGTGGTGCGCAAGCGCCGCGCGCCGGTGCCCCTGCCCTCCGCGACGGCGCCCCTGCCCTCCACGGCGGTCCAGTCCCCGCCCGCCGTCGCCCAGCAGCCCGCGGCCGCGCCTCCCGTCGAGGACCCGAACGAGGGCCTGTCCCGCGCCCGCCGCGCCGCGGGCCTCGCCGCGCTGGAGGACCGCGACTACGACACCGCCGTCAGCGAGTTCACCGAGGCGCTGAGCCTGCGCAAGACGCCGGGCGGAGACCTGGTGGACCTGCTGCGCATCGCCACCGACCTCCAGTCGCGCGAGCGGAGCCGGACGGCCCGCGCCGAGCAGGCCAAGCCGCCGCGAGAGCCTCCGCAGCGAGCCACGCCCCGGACGCGCGCCGCGCGAGTCGCCGCCGCCCGCGTCCAGGCCCCCAAGGAAGAGCCCGCGCCGCAGCCGGAGGAGGCCCGAGGCGGCCTGCTGCTCGTGACGTCCACGCCTCCGGGGCTCGTGGTGCAGGTGGATGGCAAGGCCGTGGACATGACCCCCGCGCGGCTGCCCCTTCGCGCGGGGACGTACCGGGTGGCGCTGGTGCAGGGAGACCGCAAGCTGGTGGAGGAGTCGGTGGAGCTGGATGAGGACAGCGTGCGCTCCATCAACCGCGACGTGAGTGACTTGCTGGCCCCGCCGCCCGCGGTGGCCGCGCGTCCGACCGCGCCCACCTCGCCCGCGGCCAGTGCCGCGCCGACTCCCGCGCCGCCCATCGCCGCTCCGGCGCCGACCCCCACGCCCGCGCACGCGGAGGCGAGGGTGGCCGCGACGGGGCGAGGGGAGCTCGACATCAGCTCGCCGTCCCTCTACGGCGAGGTCTGGGTCAACAACCGGCCCTATGGATTTCCGCCGCTCGTGGCCCAGAACCTCCCCGCGGGTCCGGCTCGCGTGGAGGTCCGGGTGAACGGCGAAGTGAAGCGCCGCCTGAGTGTCGAGGTCGAGCCGGGTCGCCGCACCGCCGTCCGGGTGCGCTGA
- a CDS encoding M35 family metallo-endopeptidase, protein MGAVISASLLGACGSPDEKAGEVPVEGESARDAVAGDVAVKLSTPRQSLAAREDVSVTVTLTNVSKDTVRVLKWHTPTDGLKEDLFAITVDGAPVEYQGRHYKWATPQATDYLRLAAGESVSYTVDLGATYDFSRTGNYSLRYDSDAHGSAEGVSQLRSEDLSLFVEGRAFVGPEATGTVSAMALSTANCSAARTTQVTTAFNDAKTMSTGAINWLNNPPSPYTRYITWFGTYSVANKNIVLAHFNSILSAFNTKSVIVDCGCTDSAYAYVYKNQPYRIYVCNAFWPAPPTGTDSKAGTLIHEMSHFTVVADTDDHGYGQSTCKTLARNNPANARDNADSHEYFAENTPALP, encoded by the coding sequence ATGGGTGCGGTTATCAGTGCCTCGCTGCTGGGCGCCTGTGGTTCGCCGGATGAAAAGGCGGGAGAGGTTCCCGTCGAGGGCGAGTCAGCACGAGACGCGGTCGCTGGAGATGTCGCGGTGAAGTTGTCCACGCCCCGCCAGTCGCTGGCCGCGCGCGAGGACGTGAGCGTGACGGTGACGCTCACCAACGTTTCGAAGGACACGGTGCGGGTGCTCAAATGGCACACGCCCACGGATGGACTGAAAGAGGACCTGTTCGCCATCACCGTGGACGGCGCGCCGGTGGAGTACCAGGGCCGCCACTACAAGTGGGCCACGCCGCAGGCCACTGACTACCTGCGCCTGGCCGCGGGCGAGAGCGTCTCGTACACGGTGGACCTGGGCGCGACGTACGACTTCTCGCGCACGGGCAACTACAGCCTGCGCTACGACTCGGATGCGCACGGCTCCGCCGAGGGCGTCTCGCAGCTGCGCTCGGAGGACCTGAGCCTCTTCGTCGAAGGACGTGCCTTCGTTGGCCCCGAGGCCACCGGCACCGTCTCCGCCATGGCGCTGTCCACCGCGAACTGTTCGGCCGCGCGGACGACGCAGGTGACGACGGCATTCAACGACGCGAAGACGATGTCCACGGGCGCCATCAACTGGCTCAACAATCCCCCGTCGCCGTACACCCGGTACATCACGTGGTTCGGGACGTACAGCGTGGCCAACAAGAACATCGTCCTGGCCCACTTCAACTCCATCCTGAGCGCCTTCAACACGAAGTCGGTCATCGTGGACTGTGGCTGCACGGATAGCGCCTACGCGTACGTGTACAAGAACCAGCCGTACCGCATCTACGTGTGCAACGCCTTCTGGCCCGCACCTCCGACGGGCACCGACTCCAAGGCCGGCACGCTGATTCACGAGATGAGCCACTTCACCGTGGTGGCGGACACGGATGACCACGGCTACGGGCAGAGCACGTGCAAGACGCTGGCGCGCAACAACCCGGCGAACGCGCGCGACAACGCGGACAGCCACGAGTACTTCGCGGAGAACACCCCCGCGCTTCCGTGA
- a CDS encoding serine/threonine-protein kinase codes for MPAPVEEGYFGKYRILQRLAAGGMAHLFLASIDGPDGFSKPCVIKRVLPEYASLEAFSRMFADEAKVAALLTHPNIVQVFDFGKIEGQYYLAMEWIQGQSLDRVLRHAWKAHFPLGQRVAVDVGIAVADALAYAHAKTLPDGTPLKLVHRDVTPGNVLVSRDGIVKLADFGIVKSAVNVERTSVGVVKGKYAYMSPEQITNRELDHRSDLFSLGIVLYEASTGRRLFKRDSVEATIIAATQAQVTPPSEVSPGFAPELERIILRLLEKDPDARYQSARELSQDLERFRASRHWTSGGRELATLVTSLFPADKTGHNITALSAFASASTSGMTSERTPAPDTKPPPPVEERTSPTTRSPPSMVASVLSVATPGGMLVADEKPFPWPVVLTAGAAACASALFWYFVT; via the coding sequence GTGCCGGCTCCCGTTGAAGAAGGCTATTTCGGGAAATACAGAATCCTTCAAAGGCTCGCGGCGGGCGGGATGGCGCACCTCTTCCTGGCCTCCATCGACGGGCCGGATGGCTTCTCCAAGCCGTGTGTCATCAAGCGGGTGCTGCCGGAGTACGCGAGCCTGGAGGCCTTCAGCCGGATGTTCGCGGACGAGGCGAAGGTCGCCGCGCTGCTGACGCATCCCAACATCGTGCAGGTCTTCGACTTCGGGAAGATCGAGGGCCAGTACTACCTGGCCATGGAGTGGATCCAGGGGCAGTCGTTGGACCGGGTGCTGCGGCACGCGTGGAAGGCGCACTTCCCCTTGGGCCAGCGGGTGGCGGTGGACGTGGGCATCGCGGTGGCGGACGCGCTGGCGTACGCGCACGCGAAGACGCTGCCGGACGGCACGCCGCTCAAGCTGGTGCACCGCGACGTCACGCCGGGCAACGTGCTGGTGTCGCGCGACGGCATCGTCAAGCTGGCCGACTTCGGCATCGTGAAGAGCGCGGTCAACGTCGAGCGCACCAGCGTGGGCGTGGTGAAGGGCAAGTACGCGTACATGTCCCCGGAGCAGATCACCAACCGGGAGCTGGACCACCGCTCGGACCTGTTCTCGCTGGGCATCGTCCTCTACGAGGCGTCCACGGGGCGGCGGCTGTTCAAGCGCGACTCGGTGGAGGCGACCATCATCGCCGCCACCCAGGCGCAGGTGACGCCGCCCTCGGAGGTCTCGCCGGGCTTCGCGCCGGAGCTGGAGCGCATCATCCTGCGCCTGCTGGAGAAGGACCCCGACGCGCGCTACCAGAGTGCTCGCGAGCTCTCGCAAGACCTGGAGCGCTTCCGCGCGTCGCGCCACTGGACGTCGGGCGGGCGCGAGCTGGCGACGCTGGTGACGTCGCTGTTCCCCGCCGACAAGACGGGCCACAACATCACCGCGCTGTCCGCGTTCGCCTCCGCCTCCACCAGCGGCATGACGAGCGAGCGCACACCCGCGCCCGACACGAAGCCGCCTCCGCCGGTGGAGGAGCGCACGTCGCCCACCACGCGCAGCCCGCCCTCCATGGTGGCCAGCGTCCTGAGCGTGGCCACGCCCGGGGGGATGCTGGTGGCGGACGAGAAGCCCTTTCCCTGGCCTGTCGTCCTGACCGCGGGAGCCGCGGCCTGCGCCAGTGCCTTGTTCTGGTACTTCGTCACCTGA
- a CDS encoding PTS sugar transporter subunit IIC, producing the protein MSVVWTQVALAGVWGGLVAVERKAFLQAMMSRPLVAATVMGLLLDDVTSGLSVGLLLELFFLGTANLGASLPENDTLAATATSAAACTITQASGAPSTPAIWSLAVLLFIGMGRVGRRGDRLLEGYSARLARVALASAEAGNLTRAMRQNLWGMWPHFTLYGVLTALCALAGFFVEPVLQALPVALTRGLAWAFPAMASVAAAIAAQGSHARKAPLYAALGAAAVTVAIVLYLLQERGT; encoded by the coding sequence GTGAGCGTCGTCTGGACCCAGGTGGCGCTCGCGGGGGTGTGGGGCGGCCTGGTGGCCGTGGAGCGCAAGGCGTTCCTCCAGGCCATGATGTCCCGCCCGCTCGTCGCCGCCACCGTCATGGGGCTGCTGCTCGACGACGTGACGTCCGGGCTGAGCGTGGGCCTCCTGCTGGAGCTGTTCTTCCTGGGCACCGCCAACCTGGGCGCGTCGCTGCCGGAGAACGACACGCTGGCGGCCACCGCCACGAGCGCGGCCGCGTGCACCATCACCCAGGCCTCGGGCGCGCCGTCCACGCCGGCCATCTGGTCGCTGGCGGTGCTGCTCTTCATCGGCATGGGGCGGGTGGGGCGGCGCGGGGACCGGCTCCTGGAGGGCTATTCGGCGCGGCTGGCGCGGGTGGCGCTGGCCTCCGCGGAGGCGGGCAACCTCACGCGCGCCATGCGGCAGAACCTGTGGGGCATGTGGCCGCACTTCACGCTGTACGGCGTGCTGACGGCGCTGTGCGCGCTCGCGGGCTTCTTCGTGGAGCCGGTGCTCCAGGCGCTGCCCGTGGCGCTGACGCGGGGGCTGGCGTGGGCCTTCCCCGCCATGGCGTCCGTGGCGGCGGCCATCGCCGCGCAGGGCAGCCACGCGCGCAAGGCCCCGCTCTACGCGGCGCTGGGCGCGGCGGCGGTGACGGTGGCCATCGTGCTGTACCTGCTCCAGGAGCGCGGCACGTGA
- a CDS encoding PTS sugar transporter subunit IIA, whose translation MVGLVVASHGRLAEELVSTAEQIVGKLPAVATCNIEPGTPVEDLRAKMKQAVSRVDAGDGVIILADLFGGTPCKESLMMCQRMNLEVLAGVNLPMLLKANSLRSEQLSLAEMATQLASYGQRNITCASALLREAQQQPRT comes from the coding sequence ATGGTCGGCCTCGTCGTCGCATCGCACGGGCGTTTGGCGGAGGAGCTGGTCTCCACCGCGGAACAGATCGTGGGGAAGCTCCCCGCGGTGGCAACCTGCAACATCGAGCCGGGGACTCCTGTCGAGGACCTCCGCGCGAAGATGAAGCAGGCGGTGTCGCGCGTGGACGCCGGAGACGGTGTCATCATCCTCGCGGACCTGTTCGGCGGTACGCCCTGTAAGGAATCGCTGATGATGTGTCAGCGCATGAACCTGGAGGTCCTTGCGGGCGTCAACCTGCCCATGCTCCTCAAGGCCAACTCGCTTCGCTCCGAGCAGCTCTCCCTGGCCGAGATGGCCACCCAGTTGGCTTCCTATGGTCAGCGCAACATCACCTGTGCATCCGCCCTGCTTCGCGAGGCTCAGCAGCAGCCGCGAACTTGA
- a CDS encoding peroxiredoxin, with protein MARTKMLQQGDALPDVTLMGAGNQPVRLRDLAGRKVLVVYFYPRDDSPGCTVQACGLRDQYEDFVAAGAEVVGISSDSVSSHQGFAAKHRLPFILLSDEKGQAREAFGVGGSFLGLLPGRVTFVVDREGIIRDSFESQIRVGEHVRRSLELVRSLASHATRASSA; from the coding sequence GTGGCGAGGACGAAGATGCTGCAGCAGGGCGATGCGCTGCCGGACGTGACGCTGATGGGCGCGGGCAACCAGCCGGTGCGCCTGCGAGACCTGGCGGGTCGCAAGGTGCTGGTCGTCTACTTCTACCCGCGAGACGACTCGCCGGGTTGTACGGTCCAGGCGTGTGGCTTGCGGGACCAGTACGAGGACTTCGTCGCCGCGGGCGCGGAGGTCGTCGGCATCAGCTCCGACTCCGTCTCCTCGCACCAGGGCTTCGCCGCCAAGCACCGGCTGCCTTTCATCTTGTTGAGCGACGAGAAGGGCCAGGCACGCGAGGCGTTCGGCGTGGGCGGCTCCTTCCTGGGCCTCTTGCCCGGCCGGGTCACCTTCGTCGTGGACCGCGAGGGCATCATCCGCGACAGCTTCGAGTCCCAGATTCGCGTGGGCGAACACGTGCGCCGCTCGCTCGAGCTCGTGCGCTCACTCGCGAGCCACGCGACGCGCGCCTCGAGCGCCTGA
- a CDS encoding imm11 family protein, which yields MFRRLTQALRKLTRRIPGAGTQEATSRGGEVAPGESPDRSRRTSAARRASRRDAPAARYFDLHDDFRQPARRELSDPTSVDGRKMDSVWLFTSGAPVRHRGRLKLTTEPPGPPLDFSLAGAGLTPVVSASVAAVFRELAPDDVQLLPVEVEGERERYFIVVATRLVRCIDERACDEVSHYTGEDAPPERVGHYRTVRGLRIDPAKTEGARVLRTWGWPVSLIVSEGIKEALEHAGIRGARFTEVTQPPPSPRRRKSRRKPRRG from the coding sequence ATGTTCAGGCGGCTCACCCAAGCGCTCCGCAAGCTCACGCGGCGGATTCCAGGCGCGGGCACCCAGGAAGCAACCTCCCGTGGCGGCGAGGTCGCCCCGGGCGAGTCCCCGGACCGCTCCCGCCGAACCTCCGCCGCGCGCCGGGCCTCGCGGCGCGACGCCCCCGCGGCCCGCTACTTCGACCTGCACGACGACTTCCGCCAGCCCGCGCGGCGTGAGCTGAGCGACCCGACGTCCGTCGACGGGCGGAAGATGGACTCCGTCTGGCTCTTCACCTCCGGGGCCCCCGTGCGGCACCGAGGACGGCTGAAGCTCACCACGGAGCCCCCCGGCCCCCCGCTCGACTTCTCCCTGGCCGGCGCGGGCCTCACCCCCGTGGTCAGCGCCTCCGTCGCCGCCGTCTTCCGCGAGCTGGCCCCGGACGACGTGCAGCTGCTCCCCGTGGAAGTCGAGGGCGAGCGCGAGCGCTACTTCATCGTCGTCGCCACCCGCCTGGTGCGCTGCATCGACGAGCGCGCCTGTGACGAGGTTTCCCACTACACCGGCGAGGACGCCCCGCCGGAGCGCGTGGGCCACTACCGCACCGTGCGCGGCCTGCGCATCGACCCGGCGAAGACGGAGGGGGCCCGCGTGCTGCGGACGTGGGGCTGGCCCGTCAGCCTCATCGTCTCCGAGGGCATCAAGGAGGCCCTGGAGCACGCCGGCATCCGAGGCGCCCGTTTCACGGAAGTCACCCAGCCCCCGCCGTCACCCCGGCGCCGCAAATCCCGCCGCAAACCCCGGCGCGGTTGA
- a CDS encoding protease, whose translation MTCGQMGRIALLTLAITGSGCASRKEEAAPPVDSRPEETAVKTTTLECSLSAPAQVKAGEPVEVVFKLTNTTKQPLYVLKWHTPLEGLRNDIFTVTRAGSAAELSYGGPMMKRGPPDASAYATIAPGESVEGRVDLGLAYELNQPGTYHVTFRGPLMDVTSDAAKVPALSGEFHDTAVKCPPVDITVT comes from the coding sequence ATGACGTGTGGACAGATGGGCCGCATCGCGCTGCTGACCCTGGCCATCACCGGGAGCGGCTGTGCCTCGCGCAAGGAAGAGGCGGCGCCGCCGGTGGATTCGCGACCGGAGGAGACCGCCGTGAAGACGACGACCCTGGAGTGCTCGCTGAGCGCCCCCGCGCAGGTGAAGGCGGGCGAGCCGGTGGAGGTGGTGTTCAAGCTCACCAACACCACGAAGCAGCCCCTCTATGTCCTCAAGTGGCACACGCCGCTGGAGGGCCTGCGCAACGACATCTTCACGGTGACGCGCGCGGGCTCCGCGGCGGAGCTGTCCTACGGCGGCCCCATGATGAAGCGCGGGCCACCGGATGCGTCGGCCTACGCGACCATCGCCCCGGGCGAGTCGGTGGAAGGCCGCGTGGACCTGGGCCTCGCCTACGAGCTCAACCAGCCGGGCACCTACCACGTCACCTTCCGCGGGCCGCTGATGGACGTCACCTCCGACGCCGCGAAGGTCCCCGCGCTCTCGGGTGAGTTCCACGACACCGCGGTGAAGTGCCCCCCGGTCGACATCACCGTCACCTGA
- a CDS encoding PTS system mannose/fructose/N-acetylgalactosamine-transporter subunit IIB, translating into MISLVRVDNRLIHGQVVEAWLPFLKVSRVVVADDEAASSPLIRAAMALAVQSAIEVQILPLSQVDFAALSKDGVRTLVLLRDVASVPFAYAHGLNLGELNLGNVHFGTGRRQVSPSVFLAEAELRTLQQLAEQGVRVEARAVPAEKPVELSDLSERWAKAG; encoded by the coding sequence GTGATCTCCCTGGTCCGCGTCGACAACCGCCTCATCCACGGTCAGGTCGTCGAGGCCTGGTTGCCCTTCCTCAAGGTCTCCCGCGTCGTGGTCGCGGATGACGAGGCGGCCTCCAGCCCGCTCATCCGTGCCGCCATGGCGCTCGCGGTGCAGAGCGCCATCGAGGTCCAGATTCTTCCGCTGTCCCAGGTGGACTTCGCGGCCCTGTCCAAGGACGGGGTCCGCACGCTGGTGCTCCTGCGCGACGTGGCCTCCGTGCCCTTCGCGTACGCGCACGGGCTGAACCTGGGCGAGCTCAACCTGGGCAACGTGCACTTCGGCACGGGCCGCCGGCAGGTGTCGCCGTCCGTGTTCCTGGCGGAGGCGGAGCTGCGCACGCTCCAGCAGCTGGCGGAGCAGGGCGTGCGGGTGGAGGCGCGGGCGGTGCCGGCGGAGAAGCCGGTGGAGCTGTCGGACCTCTCGGAGCGGTGGGCGAAGGCTGGGTGA